The genomic region atgattagacattttaaaaagcgagcgattgctccatgttttaaatttctgtccagagaggtcctgttttgatcctcgattggtctcacgcagtcaagtgatgcgatttcgtaggtcagagttcaccaagcttgaactttgcatcgcagcgaactgcgaaacttaacacatgaccctgcgtttccggtctgacgcattcgtgtgcgtaggaattgaagtctatgggaggaaaagcccagtgtgaccgcagctttattctgtggagccgatctgcgaatcacagcacattatgttagctgaccaatcagagcctcatgAGGGCGGGccttttcagaggaactaggaaatatgacagtcgttttcatggtagctgagtagctgtatataatcaaagtaagatataggaaaaaataacgtgattttctacagttgaagcatgagcacacatttatTTGCATCTTCTAAGtacaaccaaaccttaaaaatacactgtggaccacccctttaagttgCCTGCTGGTTTTAAAAAggctagattaaaagaagatggtcAAATGAgaactgaaatgaaaaaataaaaccctgCGAACAGGTTAAATACAGGAATtgagaaaagagcgctcttttattatcagctgtaagCCAGCGCCCACTCTTTTTTCCCAGGTCattgtgcagtgtaaatgcagacaattggACAAGAGTCATCAACTTTTAAAAGATAACGCAAGTgggtcatcaaaaaaaatcagatacggTCACAAATTCGCAATTGACCATTAGGATCTGCCGTGTAGATGCAGCCTTAGAGATATTTTACCCAGAAATGAACTCAGCATTTACTCTCCCTCCTGTGATTCCAACTTTAGGAttttgttttcttctgttgaacacaaaaggaagatattttgaagaatgttggacactaGCAGCAGtagtagaaaaaataataatatggttAACTTGGTTGTAAAAAGATCTTCACTTGATTTAAACATGTTTGGTGAACACAAAAGGAGTGAAAGTAAAATATAACAAGTACAATCTCTTCAATCTTAAAAATGAAACCTCCATCCTTGGTTCCAATGTCTTCATGTTCCTCTGATTGGTGGAGTCTCAGTCCGTCACTTCACTGTAGTAGTATTTCTGAGCTGTGTCGCTGAGCTTCCAGCCTCCTGCACGAAACTCCAGGATCTCCAGCAGGAGCAGGCGTCCCATGGAGCTCAGATCCTCCTGTAGGAGAAACCCATCCCGCAGCAGGTTGAAGAGCTCATCCATGAGCTGAACGTTCATCTTCTCCAGCTGATCTCCAATACGGTGAAGCTGCAGCACCAGACAGTCCACCTGAAATACACAAAGACTCTAAAAATCACATGAAAGGGCACCGATTATGTCCCTTTCTACAAGGTGTAAAACTCTCGGATgtcttcagagtgtgtgtgtgacgtttcagctaaaaaaatacCCCATAAATAATCAAAGCCTCTTTCAgtctttgatccaaattgtggcattttggtgactgcagctttaaattcaattgagattgtgctcccagccctatactgaaaagagggtggagctaaaCATGCCCATTCATTAGCATACAGCAGCAGATTTAAaatgcttctcactcagggccgTCTAAGCATCACTGTTTTCTCAACAATCGTGACCCTCCAAAATAGTTTTTCCATTTCAGCCAAATACACTGGGTTTCCCACACTTCAGCGTATCGCTTTTTATTTACTCATCAGTCAGTCTATTTCAATAAAGCACAGTAATAATGTTGGGAATTCACCTCCTCTTCATTCTTCAGGGCATCTGACTGGGCCAGTCTGAACAAACAGTCATAGACCGGGTGAACCAGAGCCACCATGGGCATGTTGTTGACCTGCAGTGGACAGAATACAGTCAGCAAGCGGTTAATGTATTTATAACTGTGATTCTGCATATATAACTGTGATTTACTGTGTATTTATAACTTTCATTCTGTGAAATTGAAGACCAGAACACAGCAAGACGACGGTCTGTATTTTGAATCTGTATTTTTGACTTGGCTAGTAAACAATTCGAGTCAAGAAGCAACTCAAAGAGGCCGActgtaattttgctacatttctcaaatatttgcctagtggttaagtgtgctgacatatggtgcagtagcacttcagggtgtcccaagttcgagtcccggctcgaggacatttacCATCCctactccctctctctctcccacttcattTCCTGTCTAAAAGACTGTCCTATCCACTCAATAAAAGGCAAAAagaccaaaaataaatcttaaaaaaaataaaaaattatatattatatatatatatatatatatatatatatttttttttttttaatttaaatgatgtttagaaatgtgtttatatacgtttctgttctttccattaaacaaaaattgtgaggaaaacaaatatatagtgggggggctaataattcaggagggcttataattctgactttagctatAGCTATATGAATCACAAGGCGATcgaacattttggaccattgctgaTCACATTATTCATTTCAGGTAATTAACAATACAAACAAGTTCGAGACTGAAGCTTCAGACATACAAACAGGAAAGCAGCTGTTCACCTTGAGGTAGTCAAAAATGTTGCAGATGAAGGACACGAGGCAAACCCACTCCTGAGTCGACCTCTTCCTCGTCTCTTCTCTGGCTTTAAACTCCTGCTGCAGTCGATTGAGCAGATTACGCCGAAACACACTCCCGTTCGTCTGTTTGGCCTCTGCCTGAATAAAGCAAGTTAACTCATTATTacaggagacctattatgccccgttttacaagatgtaaaataagtctctgatgtccatagagtgtgtgtgtgtgtgtgtatgtgaagtctcagcccaaaacacaacacaaataatgttttataactatttgaaagtgccccttttaggttttgatcttaatcgtgctgttttggtgactgtcgctttaaattcaaaggaGATTGTACTCATCAAAAGTGtgcagagctacaaatgcatgcgtgtcagcatagtggcagattcaaaacaggactgaACTTATCTCTGTGAAGTTTTTTTCAAAAGAAGTGTCTCAGAATGTGGCAGTCTATggaaactccacatttataatgtctCTTAGTCAATGACATTACCTTTGGCATGTATGAAatgaaaactctaatggtggatagctgcttctcactcagggctttCTAAGCTAATGTGGGAGAAATTGCATTAAAATTCGGGCTGCACGACATACATGTAcatcattttagcatcgatatcgcaatgtgtgaatccaCAACTGTCACACTGCAGGATGCTCAATGTTGAGTCAGGATTATAGTTAAGCAAATACAACAgttcagaacaaacaaaaaatgaagagTCACTTATAATAAcgtgattgtttttattattatttacagtttataaACATTTTCTTCAGCTAAACTGACTTTGTCCTCTACCTGTATTTGCATTCAAGTTGCAAGTAATATGACAGTACAATGCAGCATCACAACAGTGTAAAGGTAAACAAAAAAGGTCTTTATCACATCCCAGTGTTTGTGCAGTGTTTTTATTTCCACCTTGGGGCAAATACTGATGTTTCGCAATGAAAACATGACATCTCGGTCTCCAAAAATTCAGAGTACATTCACACCCAAAAGACCTGGATTTACTCTCCCCAACATTCCAGACTCCTTGGTGTTAATAATGCAGAGGAACATGAGGATTGTATGAAACAAGTTAATTCTACTTTTGAGCAATCTGtaaatgtttgtgtgaatgtttttAAGAGTCTGTGACCGTGTATGcattttaagcaagtttcaagcaTTCAGACACAAGGAATTACTATGTTTGTatctttaacaaagattaacagtatttaattgttattatatgttattgtgtttgaaatattatgcaaatgatagctatacagctttattgtacatttgattatttaatttctgcacctgaatactgttagactccattTGTGTATTTACTCtactgtacttatatatgctcgTAATTTGCTTATTgcactttatgcaaatgaactatgctacaaaatcatcccaatcaatctaaaattgttcattttttccaaatagagctattcaagttgTCCGAATAATGATATAGTTGCAATTTAAATTGAAGAAAGTCa from Danio aesculapii chromosome 3, fDanAes4.1, whole genome shotgun sequence harbors:
- the mif4gdb gene encoding MIF4G domain-containing protein B, yielding MENSSKEDYKIQSFDLETQKLLKTALKDPGSVDLEKVSSVIVDQSLKDQVFSREAGRICYTIVQAEAKQTNGSVFRRNLLNRLQQEFKAREETRKRSTQEWVCLVSFICNIFDYLKVNNMPMVALVHPVYDCLFRLAQSDALKNEEEVDCLVLQLHRIGDQLEKMNVQLMDELFNLLRDGFLLQEDLSSMGRLLLLEILEFRAGGWKLSDTAQKYYYSEVTD